From the Candidatus Dadabacteria bacterium genome, the window GGAGTGGCGTGACCTGAACCCTGGGGAAATCAAGAACCTCAGGAAGATGACGGGACTTTTGTCTCGAGGTCAGGACAAAACCCCGGGAGGCGCAGTGTGAGCAGATTTATCACATTCGAGGGAATAGACGGAAGCGGCAAATCGACCCAGGCGAGGCTTCTGGCCGATTACCTCTCTGTTAAGGGAAGCAAAGTGTTTTTTACAAAGGAACCGGGCGAGGGCAAGTTCGGCGAGGCGATAAGAAACGAGATTCTCGACCGGAGGGATATCGATATTGAGCCCTATGCCGAACTTTGTCTTTTCTGCGCGGACAGGGCCCAGCACGTAAGGGAGCTCATACTGCCGAAACTGAAAGACGGTTACACGGTCATTTGCGACAGGTACTACGATTCGACCCTTGCTTACCAAGGCTCGGGAAGGGAGCTTGACCCTGACCTGGTTTTCCGCATGGCCGTGGCATCAAGTCTCGATGTTGAGCCCGACGTCACGTTTTTTCTTTCGATACCGGTTGAGCAGGCGCTTTTGAGACTCAAGGACCGCGGTAGAGAAAGAAACAAGATGGACGAGGAACCGTTTGAGTTCCATAACCGAGTGGACGAGGGTTACAGACAGCTGATTGAAAAAAAGATCCCAAGGATCAAGGTAATAGAAGCTTCCGGTTCCCTCGAGGAGACTCAGATGGAGATAAGGCGCTTTTTTGAGTGATCACGCATCTTGGACTGAATCTCTTGTCCTCTCGACAAGCTGCTCCACCCTAGGATACATGTAGATATGCAGGATGATTCCTATTATTGAGAAAGGAATTATGTCTTGGGGGTTTTTGCTTAAAAATGCGAGCACGAATCCAAGCAGCACAACGGTCTCATTTATTCCCCAGGGAACCACATGCGGGAGCAAGATACGGTTTGAGAGTTCCTCTAGCCTTTTCCCCGGCTCCTGGCCTTGAGTTGAGAGAAATTTCTTGCGAAGCGATTTCTCAGAAAGGGTAAACTTGTATATGAGAAGGGAAATTACTCCAAGCACCGCTCCTCCCAGAAGAAATGCTGCCTTTACGTTTTCTCTGACATCCGGCGCCTCGGGCGATTTGAAAACGAAAACCACCGCAGTGTAGGCGAACATGGCAAGCAGCAGGGCGGACCAGACTATTTTCAGGGCGCTCTGGTTCTTTGAGACGGATGAAGCGCGATTTTTCCTGTCCATGGCTCTGGGCGGGGGGTGAGGTTGTGCGCTCAGGATGTGATCTTGGCGAAAATCATGCTCAGGATTATGAGCGCGACGAAGATTCCCATCATGTAAAAAGGCACGCTTGGGTTATATCCCTTTTCTATGTTCGGAACCCTTTTCTGGGACCAGATTATTGGGGCAACTTCGTTTTCATCCGGCGCCTCGGTTTCCTGCTCCGCCATTTCTTCTGTTTCCTGCTCTTCTGTTTCCGC encodes:
- the tmk gene encoding dTMP kinase → MSRFITFEGIDGSGKSTQARLLADYLSVKGSKVFFTKEPGEGKFGEAIRNEILDRRDIDIEPYAELCLFCADRAQHVRELILPKLKDGYTVICDRYYDSTLAYQGSGRELDPDLVFRMAVASSLDVEPDVTFFLSIPVEQALLRLKDRGRERNKMDEEPFEFHNRVDEGYRQLIEKKIPRIKVIEASGSLEETQMEIRRFFE